Part of the Georgenia sp. TF02-10 genome, TACATCGGCGGCGAGCTCGTCGATTCCGCCGACGGCGACACCTTCGAGATCCTCGACCCGGTCTCGAACGAGACCTACCTGCGCGCCGCGGCCGGCAAGAAGGCCGACGTCGACCGCGCCGTCGCCGCCGCCCGGCGGGCGTTCGAGGAGGGCCCGTGGCCGCGGATGCTGCCGCGCGAGCGGTCCCGGGTGCTGCACCGCATCGCCGACCTGGTCGAGTCCCGCGACGCCCGGCTCGCCGAGCTGGAGACCTTCGACACCGGCCTGCCGATCACCCAGGCGCTCGGCCAGGCCCGCCGTGCCGCCGAGAACTTCCGGTTCTTCGCCGACCTGGTCGTCGCCCAGGCCGACGACACCTACAAGGTTCCCGGCCGGCAGATCAACTACGTCAACCGCAAGCCGATCGGCGTCGCCGGGCTCATCACGCCCTGGAACACCCCGTTCATGCTCGAGTCCTGGAAGCTCGGCCCGGCGCTGGCGACCGGGAACACCGTGGTGCTCAAGCCCGCCGAGTTCACCCCGCTGTCGGCGTCGCTGTGGGCGGGCATCTTCGAGGAGGCGGGCCTGCCCACCGGCGTCTTCAACCTGGTCAACGGTCTCGGCGAGGAGGCCGGCGACGCGCTGGTGAAGCACCCGGACGTGCAGCTCATCTCCTTCACCGGCGAGAGCCGGACCGGGCAGATCATCTTCGCCAACGCCGCGCCCCACCTCAAGGGGCTGTCGATGGAGCTCGGCGGGAAGTCCCCCGCCGTCGTCTTCGCCGACGCCGACCTCGAGGCGGCCATCGACGCGACGGTCTTCGGGGTGTTCTCCCTGAACGGCGAGCGGTGCACCGCGGGCAGCCGGATCCTCGTCCAGCGGGAGGTCTACGACGAGTTCGTCGAGCGCTACGCCGCGCAGACCCGGCGCGTCGTCGTCGGCCCGCCGCACGACCCGAGGACCGAGGTGGGGGCGCTCGTGCACCCCGAGCACTACGACAAGGTCATGCGCTACATCGAGATCGGCAGGTCCGAGGGCCGGCTCGTCGCCGGCGGCGGCCGGCCGGAGGGCTTCCCGACCGGCAACTACGTCGCCCCCACCGCCTTCGCCGACGTCGCGCCGGACGCGCGCATCTTCCAGGAGGAGATCTTCGGGCCGGTCGTCGCGATCACCCCGTTCGACACCGAGGAGGAGGCGCTGCGGCTCGCGAACGGGGTGAAGTACGGCCTGGCCGCCTACGTGTGGACCAACGACCTGAAGCGGGCGCACAACTTCGCCCAGTCCGTCGAGGCCGGCATGGTCTGGCTGAACAGCAACAACGTCCGCGACCTGCGCACCCCGTTCGGCGGGGTCAAGGCCTCGGGCCTGGGCCACGAGGGCGGCTACCGGTCGATCGACTTCTACACGGACCAGCAGGCGGTGCACATCACGCTCGGCGAGGTGCACAACCCCAGCTTCGGCAAGGCGGACGCCGACGAGCCCGCCGAGGTCGACGCCCACCAGCCGACGGACCTGGACGACCCGGACCCCCGCTGACCGCCCCACCCGATCACCCACCCGATTGCCCCCCGCTGATCACCCCACCCGAACGGAAAGCAAGGACGCTGACGTGACCACGCGTGACCAGATGACCCTGACCTCCTCCGGCTTCTTCGTCTCGCCGGGGGCGCCCATCCACACCGACAACCCCATCCCGACGCCGAGCGCGCCGCCGCCGGACATCCTGCGTTGCGCGTCCATGGAGCTCGTCGTGACGGACCTGGCGGCCTCCCGCAGGTTCTACGCCGACGTGCTCGGCCTGGTCGTGACGGAGGAGGACGAGGAGACGGTCTACCTGCGCAGCATGGAGGAGTTCATCCACCACAACCTGGTGCTGCGCCGGGGCACGGTGCCCGCCGTCGCCGCGTTCTCCTACCGGGTCCGCTCGCCGGAGGACCTGGACAAGGCGGTGGCGTTCTACACCGAGCTGGGCTGCCGAGTGGAGCGCCGGCCGGAGGGCTTCACCCGGGGCGTCGGGGACACGGTGCGGGTGGAGGACCCGCTCGGCTTCCCGCAGGAGTTCTTCCACGACGTCGAGCACGTCGAGCGCCTGGCGTGGCGCTACGACCTTTACACCCCGGGCGCGCTCGTGCGCCTCGACCACTTCAACCAGGTCACCCCGGACGTGCCGCGCGCGACGAGGTTCATGCAGGACCTCGGCTTCCGCGTCACCGAGGACATCCAGGACGAGGAGGGGACGGTCTACGCCGCGTGGATGTGCCGCAAGGCGACCGTCCACGACACCGCGATGACCGGCGGCGACGGGCCGCGGATGCACCACGTCGCCTTCGCCACCCACGAGAAGCACAACATCCTGGCGATCTGCGACGAGCTCGGTGCGCTGCGGATGTCCGACCGCATCGAGCGCGGCCCGGGCCGGCACGGGGTGTCCAACGCGTTCTACCTCTACCTGCGGGACCCGGACGGGCACCGGGTGGAGATCTACACCCAGGACTACTACACCGGCGACCCGGACAACCCGGTCGTCACCTGGGACGTGCACGACAACCAGCGGCGGGACTGGTGGGGCAACCCGGTCGTGCCGTCCTGGTACACCGAGGCCTCCGTGGTGCTCGACCTGGACGGCAACCCGAAGCCGGTGGTCGAGCGCACCGAGAGCAGCGAGATGGCGGTGACCATCGGCGCCGACGGCTTCTCCTACACCCGCCGGGAGGAGGGCGAGGAGTCGATGCCCAGCTGGAAGCAGGGCGAGTACAAGCTCGGTCACCAGCTGTGACCGCCCGCTCGCCCCGTCCCGACGGCGGCTCACTCAGTCCCGACGGCGGCTCCCCCCGTGCCCACGCCCCCTCGCCCCGGCCCGATGGCGGGACCCACCCATGGAAGGGAGGACCCGATGCTGCCGGCTGAGACCATCGCGGCGATCGCCGACGAGCTGGCCGCCGCCGAGCGGGACCGCACGATGGTGCCGCTGCTGACCCGGCGGTACGCCGGGATGAGCGTCGAGGACGCCTACGCGGTTCAGAACGAGTGGCGGCGGCGCGCTATCGCCGCCGGCCGGCGGCCCGTCGGCCGCAAGATCGGGCTCACCTCGAAGGTCATGCAGGCCGCCACCGGCATCGACGAGCCCGACTACGGCGCGATCTTCGCGGACATGGTGCTCGAGAACGGCTCGGTGATCGAGCACGGCCGGTTCTCCAACGTGCGCATCGAGGTCGAGCTCGCCTTCGCGCTGGCCGAGCCGGTCGACGGCCCCGACGCCAGCGTGCTCGACGTGCTCCGGGCGACCGAGTACGTCGTGCCGGCGCTGGAGATCCTCTCCTCCCGCGTCGAGCTCGAGGGCCGCACCATCGTCGACACGATCAGCGACAACGCCGCGATGGGCGCGATGGTCTACGGCGGCAACCCGGTCCGGCCGGGCGACGTCGACCTGCGCTGGGTCGCGGCCCTGCTGTACCGCAACGAGACGATCGAGGAGTCCGGCGTCGCGGCCGCCGTGCTCAACCACCCCGCGACGGGCGTGGCGTGGCTGGCCAACAAGCTCGCCCAGCACGGCGACCGCCTCGAGGCCGGGGAGCTGGTCCTCGCCGGCTCGTTCACCCGGCCCATGTGGGTCCGCCCGGGCGACACGGTGCTCGCCGACTTCCGAGACCTGGGGACGATCTCGTGCCGCTTCGTCTGACGCCCACGCTCCGCCACGCGCTGGCGGACCACCGCCGCCGGCAGGACGGGCGCGCCCTCGCCGGGATCTGGGTGTGCAGCGGGAGCCCGCTGGTCGCCGAGATCGTCGCGGGCTCCGGGATCGACTGGGTGCTCATCGACATGGAGCACTCCCCCAACGGCCTGGCGGCGGTGCTCGCCCAGCTCCAGGCGGTCGCGGCCTACCCGGTCACCCCGGTCGTGCGGGTGCCGGTCGGCGACGTCGTGACGATCAAGCAGGTGCTCGACCTCGGCGCGCAGAACCTGCTCGTGCCGATGGTCTCCTCAGCCGCGGAGGCGCGGGCCGTCGTCGAGGCGGTCCGGTACCCCCCGCGCGGGCGCCGCGGCGTCGGTTCCGCGCTCGCCCGGTCGGCCCGGTGGAACCGGGTCGACGAGTACCTCACCGACGCCGACGAGCACGTGTCCGTCGTCGTCCAGGTAGAGACCGCCGAGGCCGTCGACGCGGCCGCGGACATCGCGGCCGTCGACGGCGTCGACGGCGTCTTCGTCGGGCCGTCCGACCTCGCCGCCTCCCTGGGGCTCCTCGGGCAGCAGAGCCACCCGGACGTCGTCGCCGCCGTGCACCGCGCCTTCGCGGCGGTGCGGGCGGCCGGCAAGCCTGTGGGCGTGAACGCGTTCGACCACGCCGCCGCACACTCCTACATCGACGCCGGCGCGTCCTTCGTGCTCGTCGGCGCCGACGTGACCCTCCTCGCCCGTGGCTCCGAGGCGCTCGCCGCGGCGTTCGGCCCCGGCTCCGACGACGGCGCACAGCCGGGCCAGTGACGCACGCGCGGGCGGTGCAGCGCTCGCCGCCAGCCGCGCCTGGACGATGCCGGCCGGGATGGCGTTCACGCCGACCCGCACCGCCGGCGGGCCCGTCGTCCTGGTTCACCCAACCGTGCGGGATGTCGAACCCTGGTACCGGCGCTGGCGGCGGGACGAGGAGGACCGCGACTGGGACGACGAGCGCCCTGGCTACCGGGCTCCGGGCGTGGCCGGGTCCAGCGGGACGTCCAGAACTCCCGCCACCCGCACGAGGTCGACGTCCTGGGCCAGCAGAGCGGCGCCCCACCGCCAGGCGAC contains:
- the hpaE gene encoding 5-carboxymethyl-2-hydroxymuconate semialdehyde dehydrogenase: MSDTSTARTTATAPRHVPADLPERIQHYIGGELVDSADGDTFEILDPVSNETYLRAAAGKKADVDRAVAAARRAFEEGPWPRMLPRERSRVLHRIADLVESRDARLAELETFDTGLPITQALGQARRAAENFRFFADLVVAQADDTYKVPGRQINYVNRKPIGVAGLITPWNTPFMLESWKLGPALATGNTVVLKPAEFTPLSASLWAGIFEEAGLPTGVFNLVNGLGEEAGDALVKHPDVQLISFTGESRTGQIIFANAAPHLKGLSMELGGKSPAVVFADADLEAAIDATVFGVFSLNGERCTAGSRILVQREVYDEFVERYAAQTRRVVVGPPHDPRTEVGALVHPEHYDKVMRYIEIGRSEGRLVAGGGRPEGFPTGNYVAPTAFADVAPDARIFQEEIFGPVVAITPFDTEEEALRLANGVKYGLAAYVWTNDLKRAHNFAQSVEAGMVWLNSNNVRDLRTPFGGVKASGLGHEGGYRSIDFYTDQQAVHITLGEVHNPSFGKADADEPAEVDAHQPTDLDDPDPR
- the hpaD gene encoding 3,4-dihydroxyphenylacetate 2,3-dioxygenase; translation: MTTRDQMTLTSSGFFVSPGAPIHTDNPIPTPSAPPPDILRCASMELVVTDLAASRRFYADVLGLVVTEEDEETVYLRSMEEFIHHNLVLRRGTVPAVAAFSYRVRSPEDLDKAVAFYTELGCRVERRPEGFTRGVGDTVRVEDPLGFPQEFFHDVEHVERLAWRYDLYTPGALVRLDHFNQVTPDVPRATRFMQDLGFRVTEDIQDEEGTVYAAWMCRKATVHDTAMTGGDGPRMHHVAFATHEKHNILAICDELGALRMSDRIERGPGRHGVSNAFYLYLRDPDGHRVEIYTQDYYTGDPDNPVVTWDVHDNQRRDWWGNPVVPSWYTEASVVLDLDGNPKPVVERTESSEMAVTIGADGFSYTRREEGEESMPSWKQGEYKLGHQL
- a CDS encoding fumarylacetoacetate hydrolase family protein codes for the protein MLPAETIAAIADELAAAERDRTMVPLLTRRYAGMSVEDAYAVQNEWRRRAIAAGRRPVGRKIGLTSKVMQAATGIDEPDYGAIFADMVLENGSVIEHGRFSNVRIEVELAFALAEPVDGPDASVLDVLRATEYVVPALEILSSRVELEGRTIVDTISDNAAMGAMVYGGNPVRPGDVDLRWVAALLYRNETIEESGVAAAVLNHPATGVAWLANKLAQHGDRLEAGELVLAGSFTRPMWVRPGDTVLADFRDLGTISCRFV
- a CDS encoding aldolase/citrate lyase family protein, which encodes MPLRLTPTLRHALADHRRRQDGRALAGIWVCSGSPLVAEIVAGSGIDWVLIDMEHSPNGLAAVLAQLQAVAAYPVTPVVRVPVGDVVTIKQVLDLGAQNLLVPMVSSAAEARAVVEAVRYPPRGRRGVGSALARSARWNRVDEYLTDADEHVSVVVQVETAEAVDAAADIAAVDGVDGVFVGPSDLAASLGLLGQQSHPDVVAAVHRAFAAVRAAGKPVGVNAFDHAAAHSYIDAGASFVLVGADVTLLARGSEALAAAFGPGSDDGAQPGQ